One Janthinobacterium sp. TB1-E2 genomic region harbors:
- a CDS encoding YceI family protein, which translates to MFSQNLRTVFLLACALLASCTPLPPAPAPASAPATPAAMPAPAWQRQGVQLLHIAPDESLLTITVRRGGALARLGHDHVVASRSLQGVVAPALGRAQFRFRLDEMSVDEESLRQAAGLTTTPSADAIAGTRHNMLVRVLEAERYPWVSIAARRTGNKQVFDADITLHGVTRTVQLPVRVEQAADGRRLQASGSLLLKQSDFGIVPFAVLGGAMAVQDQMELAFRITARQELSVPGSIASPGR; encoded by the coding sequence ATGTTCAGCCAGAATCTTCGCACCGTTTTCCTGCTTGCCTGCGCCTTGCTGGCGTCCTGCACACCCCTGCCGCCCGCGCCTGCCCCGGCTTCCGCGCCGGCTACCCCTGCCGCGATGCCCGCGCCCGCGTGGCAGCGGCAGGGCGTGCAGCTGCTGCACATTGCGCCCGACGAATCCCTGCTGACCATCACCGTGCGCCGTGGCGGTGCGCTGGCGCGGCTCGGGCATGACCACGTGGTGGCCAGCCGCAGCCTGCAGGGCGTCGTTGCGCCCGCGCTGGGGCGCGCGCAATTCCGCTTCCGGCTTGACGAGATGAGCGTGGATGAAGAAAGCCTGCGCCAGGCGGCCGGTTTGACGACGACGCCGTCGGCCGACGCCATCGCCGGCACGCGCCACAATATGCTGGTGCGCGTGCTCGAGGCGGAACGCTATCCGTGGGTCAGCATCGCCGCGCGCCGCACGGGCAACAAGCAGGTGTTTGATGCCGACATCACGCTGCATGGCGTGACGCGCACGGTGCAGCTGCCGGTGCGGGTCGAGCAAGCGGCCGATGGACGCCGCCTGCAGGCCAGCGGCAGCCTGCTGCTGAAACAGAGCGACTTCGGCATCGTGCCGTTCGCCGTCCTGGGCGGCGCCATGGCCGTGCAGGATCAGATGGAACTGGCGTTCCGCATTACCGCCCGGCAAGAACTCAGCGTGCCAGGATCAATCGCAAGCCCAGGCCGATGA
- a CDS encoding glutathione S-transferase family protein, whose product MKLIISPRTPNPRRVTMFIAEKGITGIEEVALDLMAGHHRDPAFLAKNPLGRVPVLELDDGRVLTETRAICTYLEGLQPQPNLMGDGYEERAFIEMADRRVELHLFSAAANWVRHGHPALVALENPQFPDFATAQAGKLRETAQWLDQVLAHQPYIGGDRFTIADITAFCALEFVRGLMKYRPGAEGLANLQAYRDRIAERPSAQAK is encoded by the coding sequence ATGAAACTGATTATCAGCCCCCGCACGCCCAATCCGCGCCGCGTCACCATGTTCATCGCCGAGAAGGGCATCACCGGTATCGAGGAAGTGGCGCTCGACCTGATGGCGGGCCATCATCGCGATCCCGCCTTCCTGGCGAAAAACCCGCTGGGCCGCGTGCCCGTGCTGGAACTGGACGACGGGCGCGTGCTGACCGAGACCCGCGCCATCTGCACTTACCTGGAGGGCTTGCAGCCGCAGCCGAACCTGATGGGAGATGGTTACGAGGAGCGCGCGTTCATTGAAATGGCAGACCGCCGCGTGGAACTGCATTTGTTCAGCGCAGCCGCCAACTGGGTGCGCCACGGCCATCCGGCCCTGGTGGCGCTGGAAAACCCGCAGTTTCCCGATTTCGCCACGGCGCAGGCGGGCAAGCTGCGCGAGACGGCGCAATGGCTGGATCAGGTGCTGGCTCACCAGCCCTACATCGGCGGCGACCGCTTTACGATTGCCGACATCACGGCCTTCTGCGCGCTGGAATTTGTGCGCGGCCTGATGAAGTACCGGCCCGGCGCGGAAGGCTTGGCCAACCTGCAGGCCTACCGCGACCGCATCGCGGAACGGCCCAGCGCGCAGGCGAAGTAA
- a CDS encoding hybrid sensor histidine kinase/response regulator: MPAHPPPPCHRASSYRVCAWLCGWPLLLSLLFGLLGMAGAAQATPIPLGKQGIHHLGIGGQLFLADNEAAPADAAALPAWLARQRPAGQVDLFGGAYWLHAQVRNDSAETAWVIDPNDTLIDLVDVHVYGPGQHTAPQTLLTGYQRPHEYLLHYGGNVQLAPGATYDILIRFSSPYYARAPMFGVKTQRDYRKLVGKENFLMVASIGALLALGLFNFFIFSITLEKASAYYTLYVLTYGLAWAMTFHVFADLFDWHMLQLHYVPFFLLPVFSTLFYMHFLRLRDYSPRLHSISKINLVLPLLLLPSCFFALSYAHTLATIAISIWMLLALICGIVVWRRGYQPARFFVLAFVALMLPGFLILPANLGLMPAMVANAQLVTLLGGTLDGLLLAFALADQIRLLRNNLEQRVQERTLALTLSNDALLKAKEHAEVVSRHRIDFLSAMSHDIRTPLAGVIGMLKFALRDQSVRGRTQEYLRIGLHNGVSLLTILNDILDFSKIDAGKLTLETVDFDLLALIGDAAGIVQGQADAKSLLLRRELALDLPRYVRADPTRLRQILINLLGNALKFTANGEVLLEVRRARTPPRQDGRNAIEFIISDTGPGIDADTLPRLFQKFEQADHSTTRRYGGTGLGLAICKELVELMKGTIGVESRVGIGSRFHFTLPLEDGSAPAADARRPARHARHACRLRILCAEDVRTNQIIIGTLLESMGHEVTIVENGEQALRALGTSAYDCVLMDGRMPEMDGEQAARLIRAGGNAQFPIADAQIPILALTANASEHDRQRYLASGMDDFLSKPVDEALLFEKIDAIIDLLLARGHALPPAVPTEDDTLARQFGLDGAEDQSPAPADPMTAPVHILPLAGLSQQHLQRIAQAFLTEAPRRLDLACHAVRDGNASAAAAAFHALKGSAGYLSRPTLHGLCHQMETLASNGQLDNVEQFLPQLQEALDAARRDLEAQPAG, translated from the coding sequence ATGCCAGCCCACCCGCCCCCTCCCTGCCACCGCGCTTCCAGCTACCGCGTCTGCGCCTGGCTATGCGGCTGGCCGCTCCTGCTCAGCCTGCTGTTCGGCTTGCTGGGCATGGCGGGCGCGGCGCAGGCAACTCCCATTCCCCTGGGCAAGCAAGGCATCCACCATTTGGGCATAGGTGGGCAACTATTTCTCGCCGACAACGAAGCCGCACCGGCCGATGCGGCCGCCCTGCCCGCCTGGCTGGCGCGCCAGCGTCCGGCCGGCCAGGTCGACCTGTTCGGCGGCGCCTACTGGCTGCATGCGCAGGTGCGCAACGACAGCGCTGAAACCGCCTGGGTCATCGACCCGAACGACACGCTGATCGACCTGGTGGACGTGCACGTGTATGGCCCCGGGCAGCACACGGCGCCGCAGACCTTGCTGACGGGCTACCAGCGGCCGCACGAGTATTTATTGCACTACGGCGGGAACGTGCAGCTGGCGCCGGGTGCCACGTATGACATCCTGATCCGCTTTTCCAGCCCGTATTACGCGCGCGCGCCCATGTTCGGCGTGAAGACGCAGCGCGATTACCGCAAGCTGGTGGGCAAGGAAAACTTCCTGATGGTGGCATCCATCGGCGCCCTGCTGGCGCTGGGCCTGTTCAATTTCTTCATTTTTTCCATCACCCTGGAAAAAGCCTCGGCCTATTACACGCTGTACGTGCTGACGTATGGCCTGGCCTGGGCCATGACTTTCCACGTCTTTGCCGACCTGTTCGACTGGCATATGCTGCAGCTCCATTACGTGCCGTTTTTCCTGTTGCCCGTCTTCAGCACGCTGTTCTACATGCATTTCCTGCGCCTGCGCGACTACTCGCCCCGGCTGCACAGCATCAGCAAGATCAATCTGGTGCTGCCCTTGCTGCTGCTGCCGAGCTGCTTCTTCGCCCTGTCGTATGCGCATACCCTGGCCACCATCGCCATCAGCATCTGGATGCTGCTGGCGCTCATCTGCGGCATCGTCGTCTGGCGCCGCGGCTACCAGCCGGCGCGCTTCTTCGTGCTGGCCTTCGTCGCCCTGATGCTGCCCGGCTTTCTGATCCTGCCGGCCAACCTGGGCCTGATGCCGGCCATGGTGGCCAACGCCCAGCTGGTGACCCTGCTCGGCGGCACGCTCGACGGTTTGCTGCTGGCCTTTGCCCTGGCCGACCAGATCCGATTGCTGCGCAATAACCTGGAACAGCGCGTGCAGGAACGCACCCTGGCACTCACCCTCAGCAACGACGCCCTGCTGAAGGCCAAGGAGCACGCGGAAGTGGTCAGCCGCCACCGCATCGATTTTCTGTCGGCCATGAGCCACGACATCCGCACGCCGCTGGCCGGCGTGATCGGCATGCTGAAATTCGCGCTGCGCGACCAGTCCGTGCGCGGGCGCACGCAGGAATACCTGCGCATCGGCTTGCACAATGGCGTGTCGCTCTTGACCATCCTCAATGACATCCTCGATTTCTCGAAGATCGACGCGGGCAAGCTTACCCTGGAAACCGTGGACTTCGACCTGCTGGCGCTGATCGGCGACGCAGCCGGCATCGTGCAGGGCCAGGCCGACGCCAAAAGCCTGCTGCTGCGCCGCGAACTGGCGCTGGACCTGCCGCGCTACGTGCGCGCAGACCCCACGCGGCTGCGGCAAATCCTCATCAACCTGCTGGGGAACGCGCTGAAATTCACGGCCAATGGCGAAGTGCTGCTGGAAGTGCGGCGTGCCCGCACGCCACCGCGCCAGGACGGTCGCAACGCCATTGAATTCATCATCAGCGATACGGGTCCCGGCATCGACGCGGACACCTTGCCGCGTTTGTTCCAGAAATTCGAGCAGGCAGACCATTCCACCACGCGCCGCTACGGCGGCACGGGCCTGGGCCTGGCCATCTGCAAGGAACTGGTCGAACTGATGAAAGGCACGATCGGCGTGGAAAGCCGGGTCGGCATCGGCTCGCGCTTCCATTTCACCTTGCCGCTGGAAGACGGCAGCGCGCCGGCGGCCGACGCGCGCCGGCCCGCACGCCACGCGCGCCACGCCTGCCGCCTGCGCATCCTGTGCGCCGAAGACGTGCGCACCAACCAGATCATCATCGGCACCCTGCTCGAAAGCATGGGGCATGAGGTGACCATCGTGGAAAACGGCGAGCAGGCGCTGCGCGCGCTGGGCACGAGCGCCTACGATTGCGTGCTGATGGATGGCCGCATGCCGGAGATGGATGGCGAACAGGCCGCGCGCCTGATCCGCGCCGGCGGCAACGCGCAATTCCCCATTGCCGACGCGCAGATTCCCATCCTGGCGCTGACGGCCAACGCCAGCGAACATGACCGGCAGCGCTACCTGGCGTCCGGCATGGACGACTTCCTCAGCAAACCCGTCGACGAAGCGCTGCTGTTCGAAAAAATCGACGCCATCATCGACTTGCTGCTGGCGCGCGGCCACGCGCTGCCGCCTGCCGTACCCACCGAGGACGATACCCTGGCGCGCCAGTTCGGCCTGGACGGCGCCGAGGACCAGTCACCCGCGCCGGCCGATCCCATGACGGCACCAGTGCACATCCTGCCGCTGGCAGGCCTGTCGCAGCAGCACCTGCAGCGCATCGCGCAAGCGTTTCTGACGGAAGCGCCGCGGCGCCTGGACCTCGCTTGCCACGCCGTGCGCGATGGGAACGCCAGCGCGGCCGCTGCCGCCTTCCATGCCTTGAAGGGCAGTGCCGGCTACCTGAGCCGCCCCACCCTGCACGGCCTGTGCCACCAGATGGAAACCCTGGCCTCGAACGGCCAGCTCGATAACGTGGAACAGTTCCTGCCGCAGCTGCAAGAGGCGCTCGATGCGGCGCGGCGGGACCTGGAAGCTCAGCCAGCAGGCTGA
- a CDS encoding M1 family metallopeptidase, giving the protein MHRTPTPRFRRSQLAAAVLALASITAAHAGHAAPASRYASASHATTTTTQLPRGVTPLHYALSITPDAAASTFKGAAAIKVAVDAPTASITFNALNLEFAAAAIEGAGGGKQVTRKIDFDADKQTATVHFAQPLAKGEYLLRIDYSGKIGTQATGLFSLDYDTPQGRQRALYTQFENSDARSMLPSWDEPDYKATFALDVIVPSSQMAVGNMPIASSEDLGNGTKHVRFATTPRMSTYLLFFGLGDFERATAMSDGTEIGVITKKGALAQSRFALDESVALLREYNDYFGVRYPLPKLDNIAAPGRSQFFGAMENWGAVFTFEYGLLLDPTISTQTDKENIYTTLSHEMAHQWFGDLVTMRWWDDLWLNEGFASWMESRTTERLHPEWNTALSSVGGRESAMSQDALRTTHPVVQRIATVEQASQAFDGITYQKGEAVIRMLEAYVGADTWRTAVRNYMRKHAYGNTVSDDLWREVDAAAGKPVSAIAHDFTLQPGVPMITVGDAVCRNGNTRVTLTQTEFSKDQPNKKPLSWQVPVIASTVGNGKLAKVVLKDGKATLNVPGCGALLVNAGQSGYYRTVYAPANTRALAGSFARLAPIDQLGLLADSQSLGLAGAQNLADFLELVKATPLSADPQVLGKVASSLGSLYEQYAGDAVRQQAFGRFAMARLAPMMAQTGWEARAGEASSVATLRGRLIAILGDMGEPGVIAEARRRYEASEQAGEQNAAAMPAPLRRTILGVVAQHADAATWEQLHAKARQEKTPLVKNQLYDLLASSDDPALAQRALALALTDEPGVTNSPAMISRVSRSHPELAFDFALAHLEQVNARIDASSRSRYFPRLAAGSAQPDMIAKLEAYAQANLPAGARGDADSSVAGIKYRIKVRAERLPAVDAWLAKQAG; this is encoded by the coding sequence ATGCATCGCACACCGACTCCGCGCTTCCGCCGCAGCCAACTGGCCGCCGCCGTCCTGGCACTGGCTTCCATCACCGCCGCCCATGCGGGCCACGCCGCACCCGCCAGCAGATACGCCTCGGCCAGCCACGCCACCACGACCACCACGCAGTTGCCGCGCGGCGTCACGCCTTTGCACTATGCGCTGTCGATCACGCCGGACGCCGCCGCCTCCACCTTCAAGGGCGCAGCCGCCATCAAGGTCGCCGTCGACGCGCCGACCGCCAGCATCACCTTCAACGCCTTGAACCTGGAGTTTGCCGCTGCCGCCATCGAAGGCGCGGGCGGCGGCAAGCAGGTGACGCGCAAGATCGATTTCGATGCGGACAAGCAGACGGCCACCGTGCATTTCGCCCAGCCGCTGGCCAAGGGCGAGTACCTGTTGCGCATCGATTACAGCGGCAAGATCGGCACGCAGGCCACGGGCCTGTTCTCGCTCGACTACGACACGCCGCAGGGCCGCCAGCGCGCGCTGTACACGCAGTTCGAAAATTCCGACGCGCGCAGCATGCTGCCGTCGTGGGATGAACCGGACTACAAGGCCACCTTCGCGCTGGACGTGATCGTCCCGAGCAGCCAGATGGCCGTCGGGAACATGCCGATCGCCAGCAGCGAGGACCTGGGCAATGGCACCAAGCACGTGCGCTTCGCCACCACGCCGCGCATGTCGACGTATTTGCTGTTCTTTGGCCTGGGCGACTTCGAGCGGGCCACGGCCATGAGCGACGGCACGGAGATAGGCGTCATCACGAAGAAGGGCGCGCTGGCGCAAAGCCGCTTCGCGCTCGACGAGTCGGTCGCCCTGCTGCGCGAATACAACGATTATTTCGGCGTGCGCTACCCGCTGCCCAAGCTCGACAACATCGCCGCACCGGGCCGCAGCCAGTTCTTCGGCGCCATGGAAAACTGGGGCGCCGTTTTCACCTTCGAATACGGCCTGCTGCTCGACCCGACCATCTCGACGCAGACAGACAAGGAAAACATCTACACCACGCTGTCGCATGAAATGGCACACCAGTGGTTCGGCGACCTGGTCACCATGCGCTGGTGGGACGACCTGTGGCTCAACGAAGGTTTTGCCTCGTGGATGGAAAGCCGCACCACGGAGCGTTTGCACCCGGAGTGGAACACGGCCCTGTCCAGCGTCGGCGGACGCGAGTCGGCCATGAGCCAGGATGCGCTGCGCACCACGCACCCCGTGGTGCAGCGCATCGCCACGGTGGAGCAGGCCAGCCAGGCGTTCGACGGCATCACCTATCAAAAAGGCGAAGCCGTGATCCGCATGCTCGAAGCGTATGTGGGCGCCGACACGTGGCGCACGGCCGTGCGCAACTACATGCGCAAGCATGCGTATGGCAATACGGTGTCCGACGACCTGTGGCGCGAAGTCGATGCGGCCGCGGGCAAGCCTGTCAGCGCCATCGCCCATGATTTCACCCTGCAGCCGGGCGTGCCGATGATCACGGTGGGCGACGCCGTATGCAGAAACGGCAATACGCGCGTGACCTTGACGCAGACGGAATTTTCCAAGGACCAGCCGAATAAGAAACCGCTGTCGTGGCAAGTGCCCGTGATCGCGTCGACGGTCGGCAACGGCAAGCTGGCCAAGGTGGTGCTCAAGGATGGCAAGGCCACCCTGAACGTGCCCGGCTGCGGCGCCCTGCTCGTGAACGCGGGCCAGAGCGGCTACTACCGTACCGTGTACGCGCCGGCCAACACGCGCGCGCTGGCGGGCAGCTTTGCGCGCCTGGCGCCGATCGACCAGCTGGGCTTGCTGGCGGACAGCCAGTCGCTGGGCCTGGCCGGTGCGCAAAACCTGGCCGACTTCCTGGAACTGGTGAAGGCGACGCCGCTGTCGGCCGATCCGCAGGTGCTGGGCAAGGTGGCCAGCTCACTGGGCAGCCTGTACGAACAGTATGCCGGTGATGCCGTTCGCCAGCAGGCTTTCGGCCGCTTCGCCATGGCGCGCCTGGCGCCGATGATGGCGCAGACGGGCTGGGAAGCGCGCGCGGGCGAGGCGTCGAGCGTGGCGACCTTGCGCGGCCGCCTGATCGCCATCCTCGGCGACATGGGCGAACCGGGCGTGATCGCGGAAGCGCGCCGCCGCTATGAGGCCAGCGAACAGGCCGGTGAGCAAAATGCGGCCGCCATGCCCGCGCCATTGCGCCGTACCATCCTGGGCGTGGTGGCGCAGCATGCGGACGCCGCCACCTGGGAGCAGCTGCACGCCAAAGCGCGGCAGGAAAAGACGCCGCTGGTCAAGAATCAGCTGTACGATTTGCTGGCCTCGAGCGACGATCCCGCACTGGCGCAGCGCGCGCTGGCGCTGGCACTGACGGATGAACCGGGCGTGACGAACAGCCCTGCCATGATCTCGCGCGTGTCGCGCTCGCATCCGGAACTGGCCTTCGACTTCGCACTGGCGCACCTGGAGCAAGTCAATGCGCGCATCGACGCCAGCTCGCGCAGCCGCTATTTCCCGCGCCTGGCCGCCGGTTCGGCGCAGCCGGACATGATCGCCAAGCTGGAAGCGTACGCGCAAGCGAACCTGCCGGCCGGCGCGCGCGGCGACGCCGACAGCTCCGTGGCCGGCATCAAGTACCGTATCAAGGTACGCGCCGAGCGCCTGCCGGCAGTCGATGCGTGGCTGGCGAAACAGGCAGGCTAA
- a CDS encoding alpha/beta hydrolase has product MRRLMLSCLVLFHLHAGAAPPGAIVLWPGEPPGGAAPGPQRDSAKGSITQVEQPYLIAHRPAQPNGIAILLVSGGGYAHIEAGKESGPTASWLQAQGITAFELVYRLPQEGGGVAAPFQDGQRAMRVIRARAAEWGIDPVRIGMLGFSAGAHLAGMTAVQPDAVRYAPVDAVDGVSARPDFAVLLYPVLTMQRPFDTTHAKKQLLGAHPTLAARDALSVELHVDARTPPIFIAQALDDRVSPPENSILMAGALRRAGVSVELHQFQSGGHGWGLGKPGSEPAAWPQLLLAWLQAHGWMPQPAG; this is encoded by the coding sequence ATGCGGCGCCTGATGCTGTCGTGTCTGGTTCTGTTCCACCTGCACGCGGGCGCGGCGCCGCCCGGCGCGATTGTGCTGTGGCCGGGCGAGCCGCCCGGTGGTGCGGCACCGGGTCCGCAGCGCGACAGCGCCAAGGGCTCCATCACGCAGGTCGAGCAACCGTATCTGATCGCGCACCGCCCGGCGCAGCCGAACGGTATCGCCATTCTCCTGGTCAGTGGCGGCGGCTATGCGCATATCGAGGCGGGCAAGGAGAGCGGCCCCACCGCCAGCTGGCTGCAGGCGCAGGGCATCACGGCGTTTGAACTCGTGTACCGCCTGCCGCAGGAAGGCGGCGGGGTAGCCGCGCCATTCCAGGATGGCCAGCGCGCCATGCGCGTGATCCGTGCGCGCGCGGCCGAATGGGGCATCGACCCGGTGCGCATCGGCATGCTGGGTTTTTCCGCCGGCGCGCACCTGGCCGGCATGACGGCCGTGCAGCCCGATGCCGTCCGCTATGCGCCTGTCGATGCGGTGGATGGCGTCTCCGCGCGGCCAGACTTTGCCGTGCTGCTGTATCCCGTGCTGACCATGCAGCGACCATTTGACACGACGCATGCGAAGAAACAGCTGCTGGGCGCCCATCCCACGCTGGCGGCGCGCGACGCGCTATCGGTGGAATTGCACGTCGATGCGCGCACGCCGCCAATCTTCATCGCGCAGGCGCTCGACGACCGCGTGTCGCCGCCCGAAAACAGTATATTGATGGCCGGCGCCCTGCGCCGCGCGGGCGTGTCCGTCGAACTGCATCAGTTCCAGAGCGGAGGGCATGGCTGGGGATTGGGCAAGCCGGGCAGCGAACCGGCCGCGTGGCCGCAGCTGTTGCTGGCGTGGCTGCAAGCGCATGGCTGGATGCCTCAGCCTGCTGGCTGA
- a CDS encoding LysE family translocator, which produces MLSPDQFLAFLAAAVLITASPGPDNLMVLGVGMSRGRRQGMAFGLGCALGCLTHTVLATIGVSALLAASPMAFTALKVAGGLYLVWLGIGALRSRGGARVDGAAALPDESLLRLFGKGLFANSINPKVVLFFLSFLPQFIVAGQGNASWQTAQLGLVFTAQACVLFGLLGYFSGAVGLWLNRRPRAGLWLDRVAGTIFIGLGLRLILAR; this is translated from the coding sequence ATGCTCAGTCCCGACCAGTTCCTGGCCTTCCTGGCCGCCGCCGTTTTGATCACCGCCAGCCCCGGCCCCGACAACCTGATGGTGCTGGGCGTGGGCATGTCGCGCGGACGCCGCCAGGGCATGGCGTTCGGCCTCGGTTGCGCCCTTGGCTGCCTCACGCACACGGTGCTGGCGACCATCGGCGTGTCGGCCCTGCTGGCCGCCTCGCCCATGGCATTTACGGCGCTCAAAGTGGCCGGCGGGCTGTATCTCGTGTGGCTGGGCATCGGCGCCTTGCGCAGCCGTGGCGGCGCCAGAGTCGATGGCGCGGCGGCCTTGCCCGACGAATCCTTGCTGCGCCTGTTCGGCAAGGGACTGTTTGCCAACAGTATCAATCCGAAAGTCGTGCTGTTTTTCCTGTCGTTCCTGCCGCAGTTCATCGTCGCTGGCCAAGGCAATGCCAGCTGGCAGACGGCGCAACTGGGCCTGGTCTTCACGGCGCAGGCGTGCGTGCTGTTCGGCCTGCTCGGCTATTTTTCCGGCGCCGTCGGCCTGTGGCTGAACCGCCGCCCGCGCGCCGGCCTGTGGCTGGACCGGGTGGCCGGCACCATCTTCATCGGCCTGGGCTTGCGATTGATCCTGGCACGCTGA
- a CDS encoding prolyl oligopeptidase family serine peptidase — translation MSSYRTFAGSMLLGLAAAGIAHAQAPAPAAANIDPHLWLEEVLGDKPLAWVKQHNAVSTRELEAQPGFPALQARLKTILNSKERIPYVSKEGEFYYNFWRDAQHVRGIWRRTTLAQYQLAEPVWETVIDLDQLAAGESENWVWGGASCLYPKGERCLISLSRGGGDAKVVREYDVAKRAFVEGGFTLPEAKGSTSWIDQDTLFVSTDFGPGSMTSSGYPRIIKQWQRGTPLAQAQTLYEAKPDDLSAAAYKDFTPGYEHQFIERQIDFYSGEMFLRDGAELKKVPKPDDATAFTVRDQLVITLRSDWKVNGKTYLQGSLLATDFKAFMQGKQELEVLYAPTATSSLDNVTATKSAILVTTLDKVKNRLTELRHVNGKWQRRAVDAPKLGTLAVSALDSVDSDQYFLTVTDFLNPTTLYLATAQSDKRTKIKSLPAYYDATPYKVEQFESTSKDGTKVPYFAIMGKKTKFDGSNPTVLYGYGGFEVSLKPSYSGTTGVAWLEKGGVYVLANIRGGGEFGPRWHQAALKENRQRAYDDFISVAQDLIKRKITSPRHLGIMGGSNGGLLTGAVLVQRPDLFNAVVSQVPLLDMRRYNKMLAGASWMGEYGDPDVPEQWAYISKYSPYQNVFKDKKYPRVLFTTSTRDDRVHPGHARKMVAKMEEQGHDVLYWENTEGGHAGAANNDQQALMWALTYTFLLEQLK, via the coding sequence ATGTCGTCATATCGTACCTTCGCCGGCAGCATGCTGCTCGGCCTGGCCGCAGCGGGCATCGCCCATGCGCAAGCCCCCGCCCCTGCCGCCGCCAACATCGATCCCCATTTGTGGCTGGAAGAAGTCCTCGGCGACAAGCCGCTGGCCTGGGTCAAGCAGCACAATGCCGTCAGCACCAGGGAATTGGAAGCCCAGCCCGGCTTCCCCGCCCTGCAGGCGCGCCTGAAAACCATCCTCAACTCGAAGGAACGCATTCCCTACGTCAGCAAGGAAGGCGAGTTTTACTATAATTTCTGGCGCGACGCCCAGCACGTGCGCGGCATCTGGCGCCGCACGACCCTGGCGCAATACCAGCTGGCCGAACCCGTATGGGAAACCGTGATCGACCTCGACCAGCTGGCCGCCGGCGAGAGTGAAAACTGGGTCTGGGGCGGCGCCTCTTGCCTGTATCCGAAGGGCGAACGCTGCCTCATTTCCCTGTCGCGCGGCGGCGGCGACGCCAAGGTGGTGCGCGAATACGACGTGGCCAAGCGCGCCTTCGTCGAGGGTGGCTTCACCTTGCCCGAAGCGAAGGGCAGCACCAGCTGGATCGACCAGGATACCCTGTTCGTGTCCACCGATTTCGGCCCCGGTTCGATGACCAGCTCGGGCTACCCGCGCATCATCAAGCAGTGGCAGCGCGGCACGCCGCTGGCGCAGGCGCAAACGCTGTATGAAGCCAAGCCCGACGACTTGAGCGCGGCAGCCTACAAGGATTTCACGCCAGGCTACGAACATCAATTTATCGAGCGGCAAATCGATTTCTACAGCGGCGAGATGTTCCTGCGCGACGGCGCCGAGTTGAAGAAGGTGCCGAAGCCGGACGACGCTACGGCCTTCACCGTGCGCGACCAGCTGGTCATCACCTTGCGCTCGGACTGGAAAGTGAACGGCAAGACCTATCTGCAAGGCTCCTTGCTGGCCACCGATTTCAAGGCCTTCATGCAGGGCAAGCAGGAACTGGAAGTGCTGTACGCGCCCACGGCCACGTCGTCGCTGGACAATGTCACGGCGACCAAGTCCGCCATCCTCGTCACCACGCTGGACAAGGTCAAGAACCGCCTGACGGAACTGCGCCACGTGAACGGCAAGTGGCAGCGCCGCGCCGTCGATGCGCCCAAGCTGGGCACCCTGGCCGTCAGCGCGCTCGACTCCGTCGACTCGGACCAGTACTTCCTGACGGTGACCGACTTCCTCAACCCGACCACCCTGTATCTGGCCACGGCGCAAAGCGACAAGCGCACGAAGATCAAGTCGCTGCCCGCCTACTACGACGCCACGCCGTACAAGGTGGAGCAGTTCGAATCGACGTCGAAGGATGGCACCAAGGTGCCATATTTCGCCATCATGGGCAAGAAGACGAAGTTCGACGGCAGCAACCCCACCGTGCTGTATGGCTACGGCGGCTTTGAAGTGTCGCTCAAACCAAGCTACAGCGGCACCACCGGCGTGGCGTGGCTGGAAAAGGGCGGCGTGTACGTGCTGGCAAATATCCGCGGCGGCGGCGAGTTCGGTCCCCGCTGGCACCAGGCGGCGCTGAAGGAAAACCGCCAGCGCGCGTATGACGACTTCATCTCGGTGGCGCAGGACCTGATCAAGCGCAAGATCACGAGCCCGCGCCACCTGGGCATCATGGGCGGCAGCAATGGCGGCCTGCTGACGGGCGCCGTGCTGGTGCAGCGTCCCGATTTGTTCAACGCCGTCGTCAGCCAGGTGCCGCTGCTCGACATGCGCCGCTATAACAAGATGCTGGCGGGCGCCTCGTGGATGGGAGAGTACGGCGACCCGGACGTGCCGGAACAATGGGCGTACATCAGCAAGTACTCGCCGTACCAGAACGTCTTCAAGGACAAGAAATATCCGCGCGTGCTGTTTACCACCTCGACGCGCGACGACCGGGTCCACCCTGGCCATGCGCGCAAGATGGTGGCAAAGATGGAAGAGCAAGGCCACGACGTGCTGTACTGGGAAAACACGGAAGGCGGCCATGCGGGCGCCGCCAATAACGACCAGCAGGCGCTGATGTGGGCGCTGACCTACACCTTCCTGCTGGAGCAGCTGAAGTAA